One part of the Hydra vulgaris chromosome 01, alternate assembly HydraT2T_AEP genome encodes these proteins:
- the LOC136074472 gene encoding interferon-induced very large GTPase 1-like, whose product MSSLLKYFSTTEALKSGFLQLFCVSISMIETDEVCGLLNTDANYSFNDDFPDYDDDEDNKKYFNIEDQINEGDIKIALQRKKTIFETNSSLIANCKQIGVLRWLKSIEMGDYQCLNKKIKWIDETGMHKGVYHPMDLLYYLIKNSNNSIRRKLFKKLFVCKLSVPVLLRKKKTLFMDFSLSKVELMWIKNSDQTFEINASHADLPVISLLRIGKQSKNSISKSKLGNDLLKIKFESGLGGCGYFTRESSSSNYLRKASSGMVEALWFQKTKYEESFSTSFCMLNLRGDALHYFENARILVNASDVVLFLCDEEMFEDNRYKELFAEMAWRIKKSSRKLKVIVLMTKKAWSKLKENHETFKSLSKKICWIKIEKESVKLVKLLQNEINESVSEIPQPNSLNKRFESLKKESMSENNSGASETSKLLLEKMNKIRDSDDESSCRNRKDLFPLQSIAKDYAQKQREETRSMDLKKKNLIQKELSNIKSLQYESICNDKLDIWCKENISVMKSDLFKFRKEINCLEEKINNSDNKENRCVYQEKQDQLVNLYNNQKSKIINVSIGIENMFREVGLIFETASRYEKEKYLPKELLTCSKKLPELAAILLLKGFAIELMDGDGLNVPVNWLCSVFNILQKLFKNHFEINHEPNVFVLTVLGTQSTGKSTLLNTMFGLEYPVGSGRCTKGAFLQLVPLTIKGCNVDALLVIDTEGLSAPEHYGCNIHDNEIATFVLGISNLTIINVMGELPSNVENFLQISICALMRMNMVDIHPSCIFVHQNCGSSSKDKNYDSRNTFIQMMDEAVIIQAKLNSSKDRFKSFKSIVNVSLENFFYFPQFLDSSSTMASMSSEYISACKNLKEFIIEKFLLQNKVAQTFDDFSKKFQLIWSGVIEENFVLSLLNSAEVQIKYEVDTELSDWKSNMEKHLSSCTEVYCNEISAFFKNKQNENEKLEFNENAAWSVITKKKEQLKNEADFIFEKKKKEFLNYIDKKTSNKTFYNQWEQRGINSMKDVFADLKKNCDNRIVQWYNYHKSSHKWKLEILKAKTDVDVKAREVANNLLKEKELSSNGSSFKYSNEECDIEFDCFWECIEKKLTNKKYFSFQKMDIEEQFKKEILEMYKNTPNLNKHMTYFNEKVSFGALLNYLKKTNLKTISKKRKEDLSTVVKKTKLSLLRDFEFENVNGLKKFKIQKSEDFDCSIIIKEFLTKVDFWLHKINSSLNIPFELSCEFKAIYSIYISQLLKPHFEEAQNYFFEYVDVKRKIVDGKKDTKALFLMVLKQEGNLAIIANQIFTVLLNAIFTNVNKNITRTLKELFLKRVSLKELIHGLVLLDIIDAVQNNSLTDLNINYLKDYFHNPFDVFENKIRDILNACPNINVKKILKSNLNLQISKTELCIKNLIAKKEIDLISQLCKEPHIIGLGIGKSDFCSIQMPNEGNREEDENDILKKLSLTICSHNFKFENMNTTINYLKYEAVNEIKNYLFGCKVTCPFCRAPCDNAHIISQSLHSCQSHRPEGFGNFAWAESNQFVFDICNETIKSSASFKNEATNGKYVKYANYKTVGDNYSCWDIKGMACEELSFWKYITYRIMPHINMIFPSVEKVDLKQWSSITKKEAVEAVGKRFHIKNLSRLENDCYVI is encoded by the exons ATGTCCAGTTTGCTTAAGTATTTTTCTACAACAGAGGCCTTAAAATCTGGATTTCTACAGCTTTTTTGTGTTTCTATATCTATGATTGAAACAGATGAAGTTTGTGGATTATTGAATACTGATGCAAATTATTCATTCAAT GATGACTTTCCAGATTAcgatgatgatgaagataataaaaagtattttaacattGAAGATCAAATAAACGAAGGAGATATAAAAATTGCACTACAacgaaaaaaaacaatttttgaaactaACTCATCGCTTATTGCAAATTGTAAACAAATTGGAGTTTTAAGGTGGCTGAAATCTATTGAAATGGGAGATTAtcaatgtttaaacaaaaaaattaagtggaTTGATGAAACAGGAATGCATAAAGGTGTTTATCACCCTATGGATCTATTATactacttaattaaaaattctaataattcaATAAGAagaaaactctttaaaaaacttttcgtATGCAAACTCTCGGTACCTGTTTTATTacgtaaaaagaaaacattatttatgGACTTTTCACTAAGTAAAGTAGAACTAATGTGGATAAAAAATTCTGATCAAACTTTTGAGATAAACGCATCTCATGCTGATTTGCCAGTTATTTCTTTGCTACGTATTggaaaacaaagtaaaaatagtaTTTCTAAATCAAAACTCGGAAacgatttattgaaaattaagttTGAAAGTGGACTAGGTGGTTGCGGCTACTTTACAAGAGAATCTTCGTCAAGCAATTATTTGCGAAAAGCGTCAAGTGGAATGGTAGAAGCACTGtggtttcaaaaaacaaaatacgaAGAAAGTTTTTCAACCTCTTTCTGTATGCTTAACCTTAGGGGAGATGCATTACATTATTTTGAGAATGCGAGGATTCTAGTTAACGCTTCAGATgtcgttttatttttatgtgatGAGGAGATGTTTGAAGATAACAGGTATAAAGAACTTTTTGCTGAAATGGCTTGGcgaataaaaaaatcttcaagaaAGTTGAAAGTTATAGTTTTAATGACTAAAAAAGCATGgtctaaattaaaagaaaatcacgaaacatttaaatctctaagtaaaaaaatatgctggataaaaatagaaaaggaGTCTGTTAAGCTTgtgaaattattacaaaatgaaataaacgAATCTGTAAGTGAAATACCGCAGCCAAATAGTCTTAACAAACgttttgaatctttaaaaaaggaATCAATGAGTGAGAACAATTCTGGAGCTTCAGAAACATCAAAATtgcttttagaaaaaatgaacaaaattcgAGATTCTGATGACGAATCAAGTTGTAGAAATAGAAAAGATTTATTTCCACTTCAATCTATTGCTAAAGATTATGCTCAAAAGCAACGCGAAGAAACAAGATCAATggatctgaaaaaaaaaaaccttattcaAAAAGAACTATCGAATATCAAGTCTTTGCAGTATGAATCTATTTGCAACG ATAAATTAGATATTTGGTGCAAAGAAAACATTTCAGTCATGAAATCTGATCTTTTTAAATTTcgtaaagaaataaattgtttggaagaaaaaataaataactcagATAATAAAGAAAACCGATGTGTCTATCAAGAAAAACAAGATCAACTTGtaaatttatacaataatcaaaaaagtaaGATAATCAACGTTTCTATCGGAATTGAAAACATGTTTCGTGAAGTCGGACTAATATTTGAGACAGCGTCTAGGtacgaaaaagaaaaatacttacCCAAAGAACTACTgacatgttcaaaaaaattaccaGAACTTGCAGCAATTTTACTGCTAAAAGGATTTGCAATAGAATTAATGGACGGCGACGGGTTAAACGTTCCTGTAAACTGGCTCTGTAGTGTGTTTAATATTCTgcaaaaactctttaaaaatcattttgaaataaatcatGAACCAAATGTATTTGTTTTAACTGTACTTGGAACACAAAGCACTGGTAAATCAACTCTACTTAACACAATGTTTGGTTTAGAATATCCTGTGGGGTCTGGTAGATGTACAAAAGGAGCGTTTTTGCAGCTTGTTCCTCTGACTATTAAAGGATGCAACGTAGATGCGCTTCTAGTGATCGACACTGAAGGGCTGAGTGCTCCTGAGCATTACGGTTGTAATATTCATGACAATGAAATTGCAACATTCGTTTTAGGAATATCCAATTTAACGATTATTAATGTAATGGGAGAGTTACCTTCTAATGtagaaaactttttacaaataagcATTTGTGCATTGATGAGAATGAATATGGTAGACATACATCCAAGTTGTATTTTTGTTCATCAGAACTGTGGATCttcttcaaaagataaaaactatGACAGCAGAAATACTTTTATACAGATGATGGATGAAGCGGTCATCATTCAAGCAAAGTTGAATAGCTCCAAAGAccgttttaaatcttttaaaagcattgtaaatgtatctttggaaaattttttttactttcctcAGTTTCTTGATAGTTCATCTACAATGGCATCCATGAGTTCTGAATACATTTCAGCAtgtaaaaatcttaaagaatTTATAATCGAAAAGTTCCTACTTCAAAACAAAGTAGCTCAAACGTTTGAtgatttctcaaaaaagtttcaACTTATATGGAGTGGAGTTattgaagaaaattttgtattgagTCTTTTAAATAGTGCTGAAGTCCAGATTAAATACGAGGTTGACACCGAGTTAAGTGATTGGAAGTCAAATATGGAAAAACATTTGAGTTCTTGTACGGAAGTCTATTGCAATGAAATATccgcattttttaaaaataaacaaaatgaaaatgagaaacttgaatttaatgaaaatgctGCCTGGAGtgttatcacaaaaaaaaaagaacaactaAAAAACGAAGCGgactttatttttgaaaaaaaaaaaaaagagtttctaaattatattgataaaaaaacctCAAATAAAACCTTTTACAACCAATGGGAACAACGAGGAATTAACTCTATGAAAGATGTATTTGccgatttaaaaaagaactgtGATAATCGAATTGTACAGTGGTATAACTATCACAAGTCTAGTCATAAATGGaagttagaaattttaaaagcaaaaacagaCGTAGATGTTAAAGCTCGAGAAGTAGCAAATAATTTGCtgaaagaaaaagaattgtCGAGCAACGGtagttcttttaaatattcGAATGAAGAATGCGATATtgaatttgattgtttttgGGAATGCATtgagaaaaaattaacaaataaaaaatatttcagctttCAAAAGATGGATATTGAAGagcagtttaaaaaagaaattttagaaatgtaTAAAAACACTCCTAATCTTAACAAGCATATGACATATTTTAACGAAAAGGTTTCTTTCGGGGCTTTACTAAATTACTTGAAAAAGaccaatttaaaaacaatatccaAAAAACGTAAAGAAGATTTATCAAcagtagttaaaaaaacaaaactttctttgttAAGAGATTTTGAGTTTGAAAACGTTAACggtttaaaaaagttcaaaattcaAAAGAGTGAAGATTTTGACTGCTCTATTATAATCAAAGAGTTTTTAACTAAAGTAGACTTTTGGCTGCATAAGATTAATTCTAGTTTAAATATTCCATTTGAGTTGTCATGCGaatttaaagcaatttattcGATTTATATTAGTCAACttttaaaaccacattttgaagaagcacaaaattatttttttgaatatgttgACGTCAAGAGAAAAATTGTCGACGGAAAAAAAGATACAAAGGCACTATTTTTAATGGTTCTTAAACAGGAAGGAAATCTTGCAATAATAGCCAATCAAATTTTTACAGTTCTGTTAAATGCTATTTTCACtaatgttaacaaaaacattacGAGAACCTTAAAAGAACTCTTTCTTAAACGAGTTTCTCTTAAGGAACTCATTCACGGTTTGGTTCTTCTTGATATTATAGATGCAGTACAAAATAATTCTCtaacagatttaaatataaattatttgaaagatTACTTCCATAATCCCTTTGACGTATTTGAAAATAAGATACGGGACATTTTGAATGCTTGTCCAAATATCAacgtaaaaaagattttaaaaagtaacttaaatCTCCAGATAAGTAAAACAGAGTTGTGTATTAAAAACTTGattgcaaaaaaagaaattgatttaatATCGCAATTGTGCAAAGAACCCCATATTATAGGATTAGGTATTGGAAAATCAGACTTTTGCAGCATTCAGATGCCGAATGAAGGTAATAGAGAAGAAgatgaaaatgatattttaaagaaattatcacTAACCATATGTtcacataattttaaatttgaaaacatgaatacaactataaattatttaaagtacgAGGCTGTAAATGAAATAAAGAACTACTTATTTGGTTGTAAAGTAACGTGTCCATTTTGTAGAGCACCGTGCGATAATGCGCACATAATTAGCCAGAGCCTTCACTCCTGTCAAAGCCATAGGCCGGAAGGTTTTGGCAACTTTGCTTGGGCAGAATCAAAtcaatttgtttttgatatttgcAATGAGACAATCAAATCATCTGCATCATTCAAAAATGAAGCTACCAACGGTAAGTATGTCAAGTATGCAAATTATAAGACAGTTGGAGATAACTATTCCTGTTGGGACATTAAAGGCATGGCATGTGAAGAGCTATCTTTTTGGAAGTATATAACTTATCGTATTATGCCCCACATAAATATGATTTTCCCTTCTGTTGAGAAAGTAGACTTAAAACAGTGGTCAAGTATAACGAAGAAGGAAGCTGTGGAAGCAGTGGGGAAAAGATTTcacataaaaaatctttctaGATTGGAAAACGAttgttatgttatataa